Proteins encoded by one window of Candidatus Nezhaarchaeota archaeon:
- a CDS encoding adenine nucleotide alpha hydrolase family protein, producing the protein MKKAVIRLEYARLNLCEDCLPMFVERKVERTIKKYHMIEKSDKVLVALSGGKDSSALLHILRKVVPDVKILCLHIDLGILGFSQACRRKVEELASHEGVELEVVTLKDFLGHTLNELALRSQKVCSMCGLLRRYLLNYHGLIHGATKIATGHNLDDIVAIIWDFYVRGDLLEALKLQPLTQSIHPKALPRIKPLIELTDSELKVYVEVKGLPHTPIKCSFGRESKLNRRKKLIDSVESMYPAFKHTFLKTHIKRITPLLSNLVIDKMRNLKTCVKCTMPSKGAVCSVCRLKERLGLHKPS; encoded by the coding sequence GTGAAGAAGGCAGTAATTAGGCTTGAATATGCAAGACTTAACCTATGTGAAGATTGCTTACCTATGTTCGTTGAACGTAAAGTTGAGAGGACTATCAAGAAGTACCACATGATCGAGAAGAGCGATAAAGTCCTAGTAGCTCTTTCAGGGGGTAAAGATAGCTCAGCATTGCTACACATACTCAGAAAGGTTGTACCTGACGTCAAGATTTTATGTCTACACATAGACTTGGGCATCCTTGGATTCTCGCAAGCATGTAGACGAAAGGTGGAGGAACTAGCATCACATGAGGGGGTTGAGCTTGAGGTAGTAACTTTAAAGGACTTCTTGGGCCACACATTGAATGAGTTAGCATTAAGAAGCCAAAAGGTTTGTTCGATGTGTGGTTTGCTTAGACGCTACCTCTTAAATTACCATGGTCTCATTCACGGTGCAACAAAGATAGCAACCGGTCATAACCTAGACGACATTGTAGCCATAATATGGGACTTCTACGTTAGAGGCGACCTACTGGAGGCTTTAAAGCTACAACCATTAACACAGTCCATTCACCCCAAGGCACTGCCAAGGATTAAGCCTTTAATAGAGCTAACGGACTCTGAACTTAAGGTCTATGTAGAGGTTAAAGGACTACCTCACACCCCCATTAAGTGTTCTTTTGGTCGTGAATCAAAGTTGAATAGAAGGAAGAAACTCATTGATAGCGTAGAATCCATGTACCCTGCATTTAAGCACACGTTCTTAAAAACACACATAAAGAGGATAACGCCATTACTCTCAAACTTAGTCATTGACAAGATGAGAAACTTAAAGACATGTGTAAAGTGCACCATGCCATCCAAGGGAGCCGTCTGCAGTGTTTGTAGGCTTAAGGAGAGGTTAGGGCTTCACAAGCCCTCATGA
- a CDS encoding ORC1-type DNA replication protein produces the protein MSIDEIIRKVLAARIFKDREKLRPDYVPETLPHREDEINKLAKILAPAVKGTRPSNIFIYGLPGTGKTAVTKYVLRRIEGYSGSYAGNVKLKVAYINCRNENTNYRVLFNLCNYLDEKVPFTGLSTAELFRRFIRALDRDKILLFVVLDEVDFLVKASGDDVLYKLTRINPDLHIARVSIIGITNDLNFIEYLDPRVKSALSEEELIFRPYTTEELADILSERAKLAFNDGILDEAVIPLCATLAAREHGDARRALDLLRVAGEIAEREGAPKVLEEHVRKAYKEIEKDRVVEVMRSMPLHSKLVVMAVYLIKRKEREATTGEIYETYRGLCRKLMIDELTQRRVSDIINELDMLGIVNARVTSKGRYGRTKLVRLAISERALIEGLKTDPRLTHLLINKFEEL, from the coding sequence TTGTCTATTGATGAGATAATACGCAAGGTCTTAGCAGCACGGATTTTTAAGGATAGAGAGAAGTTAAGACCAGACTACGTACCTGAAACTCTACCTCACAGAGAGGATGAAATAAATAAGCTTGCCAAGATACTTGCGCCGGCAGTAAAGGGTACAAGGCCCTCTAACATATTTATATATGGCTTACCGGGTACAGGTAAAACTGCTGTAACTAAATACGTTTTGAGAAGAATCGAAGGATACTCAGGAAGTTACGCAGGCAATGTTAAGTTAAAGGTTGCATACATAAATTGTCGAAATGAGAACACTAACTATAGGGTACTATTCAACCTATGCAATTACCTAGACGAGAAGGTTCCTTTTACTGGTCTTTCAACGGCTGAGCTTTTTAGGAGATTTATTAGGGCCCTCGATAGAGATAAGATCCTCCTATTTGTGGTCTTAGATGAAGTCGACTTCTTGGTTAAAGCTAGTGGAGATGACGTGCTCTACAAATTAACTAGGATAAATCCTGATCTCCATATTGCAAGAGTATCCATAATTGGAATAACGAACGACTTGAACTTTATTGAATACTTGGATCCAAGGGTTAAGAGCGCCTTAAGTGAAGAGGAACTAATATTTAGACCCTATACAACTGAAGAGCTGGCAGACATCTTAAGCGAGAGAGCGAAGTTAGCCTTTAATGATGGCATCCTTGACGAAGCAGTTATACCCTTATGCGCAACATTAGCTGCAAGGGAGCATGGAGATGCCAGAAGAGCCCTTGATTTGCTCAGAGTAGCTGGCGAGATAGCTGAAAGAGAGGGTGCACCGAAAGTTCTTGAGGAACATGTCAGGAAGGCCTACAAGGAGATAGAGAAGGATAGAGTCGTTGAAGTGATGAGGTCGATGCCCCTTCACTCAAAGCTCGTAGTAATGGCCGTTTACTTAATAAAGAGGAAAGAGAGGGAAGCCACCACGGGAGAAATATACGAAACATATAGAGGTCTATGTAGGAAGCTCATGATAGATGAATTAACTCAACGAAGAGTAAGCGACATAATAAATGAGCTAGACATGCTAGGGATAGTTAATGCTCGGGTTACGAGTAAGGGAAGATATGGCAGGACAAAGCTGGTGAGGCTGGCGATAAGCGAAAGAGCGTTAATTGAGGGCTTAAAGACAGATCCAAGACTAACACATCTATTGATTAATAAGTTTGAAGAGCTGTGA
- a CDS encoding DUF99 family protein: MRLLGVEDGSFSPQKLQRRGKTILCGVLMNFLRIEDVAFRLIDVDGLDATEKLLDMAEKFLPLNAVILGGITFAGFNIIDPLTVYSKLKTPIIIVTSERPNNQAVLEALRKHFNDWRERYEIFERLAKVSPVYGAKLNPKENQTYIELVGIDFHEALEILRRVTVRGRIPEPVRVASRIAKAISKALLEC, encoded by the coding sequence ATGAGGCTGCTGGGGGTAGAGGACGGCTCATTCAGCCCTCAAAAGCTTCAGAGGAGAGGTAAGACAATTCTGTGTGGCGTGCTAATGAACTTCCTCCGCATAGAAGACGTAGCCTTTAGGTTAATAGATGTCGACGGTCTTGATGCCACCGAGAAGCTTTTAGATATGGCCGAGAAGTTTCTACCATTAAATGCTGTGATATTAGGCGGAATTACCTTTGCAGGGTTCAACATCATTGACCCTCTAACAGTATACTCCAAGCTTAAGACTCCAATCATAATAGTTACAAGTGAGAGGCCAAACAATCAAGCTGTTCTTGAAGCCCTAAGGAAGCACTTTAATGACTGGAGAGAGCGTTATGAAATCTTCGAGAGACTCGCTAAAGTAAGCCCTGTATACGGAGCTAAGTTAAATCCTAAAGAGAACCAAACATACATCGAGCTGGTAGGTATAGACTTCCACGAGGCGCTAGAGATACTAAGAAGGGTAACAGTTAGGGGCAGGATCCCAGAGCCTGTTAGAGTGGCAAGCAGGATAGCTAAGGCAATCTCAAAGGCTCTCTTAGAGTGTTAA
- a CDS encoding phosphate uptake regulator PhoU: MPKLQLRKVLGTKSGSFLLALPKEWALRMNIKGGSQVAVEELDDGHLLIKPHVEAEGEGERLSETVIEYGDTIDRDLLGRYLLGYDIIRITSPTKLTLEHRERIKKAISPLIGVEVVEEKPNEIVLQCLLSPLAVPLRTLFKRADVIAQQMHNDSIKALIDRDVELAQSVIKRDEDLNRIYFLIVRQLRAMIRDPRLASKTDIKLYECLDFRLAAKSIESIGDEAVSIATNIVKLLPCNFKLEVEPEVTELSNLVDRMHSESFKAFMKSDYQLALEIIKLSDRVQSMADSIYVKTLKLPTKIAFHMNSIVTSLKIIGDISVDIADLVIRPSMP; the protein is encoded by the coding sequence ATGCCGAAACTCCAGCTAAGAAAGGTCTTAGGCACTAAGAGTGGAAGCTTCCTACTTGCACTACCAAAGGAATGGGCTTTAAGAATGAACATTAAGGGTGGAAGTCAAGTAGCGGTAGAGGAGCTCGATGACGGGCACCTCCTCATAAAACCTCATGTTGAAGCTGAAGGTGAGGGTGAAAGACTTAGCGAGACAGTAATAGAGTACGGTGATACCATTGATAGGGATTTACTCGGTAGGTACCTGTTGGGCTACGACATCATTAGGATAACGTCGCCTACGAAGTTAACTTTAGAGCATAGGGAAAGAATAAAGAAAGCTATAAGTCCACTAATAGGTGTTGAAGTTGTAGAGGAGAAACCCAATGAGATAGTTCTTCAGTGTCTCCTCTCGCCCCTAGCCGTTCCATTGAGAACTCTCTTTAAAAGGGCTGACGTTATAGCTCAACAAATGCACAACGACTCAATTAAGGCACTAATCGATCGAGACGTGGAGTTAGCCCAGAGTGTAATTAAAAGAGATGAGGATTTAAATAGGATATACTTCTTGATAGTCAGACAATTACGAGCGATGATAAGAGATCCACGCTTAGCCAGTAAAACTGATATAAAACTCTATGAATGTCTAGACTTTAGGTTAGCCGCCAAGTCTATTGAGAGCATAGGAGATGAAGCAGTCTCAATAGCTACAAACATTGTGAAACTGCTACCCTGCAATTTTAAGCTTGAAGTTGAGCCCGAAGTAACTGAACTTAGTAACCTTGTTGATAGGATGCACAGTGAATCCTTCAAAGCCTTCATGAAGTCGGATTACCAATTAGCACTAGAGATCATAAAGTTGAGCGATAGAGTTCAAAGCATGGCTGACTCCATATATGTTAAGACTCTGAAGTTGCCAACCAAGATAGCTTTCCACATGAACTCAATAGTAACAAGCTTAAAGATCATAGGAGACATAAGTGTCGATATAGCGGACTTAGTTATTAGGCCTTCAATGCCTTAA
- a CDS encoding phosphopentomutase/phosphoglucosamine mutase: MRMLIFLSEGGLMLKRLFSTSGIRGIYPSDISPVTGFKLGCLLPSVFGSECVTAIDGRTSSPVLEHALLSGLLSCGCNVKRLGLAPLPTLAYSVKATGSKFGVMITASHNPPNYNGFKIYREGGWELMPDEEELIEKKLLMNEYSMGSWCDVGLCIDYSELLSRYIDDVVAFTMDGEAKSTLSFKVIVDCCNGPASLVTPKVLSLLGAEVVALNANIDGFFPGREPEPRPDVLVELSSYVRNIGAKVGLAHDGDADRVAVIDADGSFVYNDRIIAYMAKRAISRGEGRTIVTTIDTSMCVDEVVEKLGGEVIRTKLGKTHVELYKRSNVAIAAEPWKIINPRWGPWADGILTAAILIHDISKSKSTINDLLSDIPAYPQIRESYPCPEEKKSKVMMIIEEELEGVVGDVREAWRYDGVRVNRNSGAWILIRASGTEPKIRLYVEARDHVELKELAERGRRLILKALKA, translated from the coding sequence ATGAGGATGCTTATATTTCTAAGTGAAGGAGGGCTAATGTTGAAGAGGCTCTTTAGTACCAGCGGTATAAGGGGTATTTATCCTTCTGATATCTCACCAGTAACGGGTTTTAAACTTGGGTGCCTGCTGCCTTCAGTCTTTGGTTCCGAGTGCGTTACTGCTATTGATGGTAGGACTTCATCCCCGGTTCTTGAACATGCTCTGCTATCTGGCCTTCTGTCTTGCGGTTGTAATGTAAAGAGGCTGGGGTTAGCACCTTTACCCACGCTGGCTTACTCGGTTAAGGCGACTGGATCAAAATTTGGGGTTATGATTACTGCTAGTCACAATCCTCCTAACTATAATGGCTTTAAGATATATCGTGAAGGTGGGTGGGAGCTCATGCCCGATGAGGAGGAGCTGATAGAAAAGAAACTTTTGATGAATGAGTATTCAATGGGTTCTTGGTGCGATGTAGGTTTATGCATTGATTATAGTGAACTGTTGAGTAGGTACATAGATGACGTCGTGGCCTTTACCATGGATGGTGAAGCTAAAAGCACGCTTAGCTTTAAGGTGATAGTTGATTGCTGTAATGGTCCTGCCTCGCTTGTCACTCCCAAGGTATTATCATTGCTAGGTGCCGAGGTTGTAGCACTGAATGCTAACATAGACGGTTTCTTCCCTGGTAGGGAGCCAGAGCCTCGACCTGATGTACTGGTCGAGTTGAGTTCATACGTGAGGAACATAGGCGCTAAGGTCGGCTTAGCGCATGATGGTGATGCTGATAGAGTGGCTGTAATTGATGCTGATGGAAGTTTTGTGTACAACGACAGGATAATAGCATACATGGCCAAAAGAGCCATATCGCGAGGAGAAGGGAGGACTATAGTCACGACCATAGACACGTCTATGTGCGTTGATGAGGTTGTTGAAAAGCTTGGCGGCGAAGTTATTAGGACAAAGCTGGGGAAGACGCATGTAGAACTCTACAAACGCAGTAATGTTGCTATAGCAGCTGAGCCGTGGAAGATAATAAATCCACGGTGGGGTCCATGGGCTGACGGCATTCTAACCGCGGCCATATTAATCCACGATATATCTAAGAGCAAATCCACCATTAACGATCTATTAAGTGATATACCAGCTTACCCTCAAATCAGAGAAAGTTATCCGTGTCCAGAGGAGAAGAAGAGCAAGGTAATGATGATTATTGAGGAGGAGCTTGAAGGGGTTGTAGGTGATGTGCGTGAAGCTTGGAGATATGATGGGGTAAGGGTAAATCGTAATAGTGGTGCTTGGATCTTAATTAGGGCTTCGGGTACAGAGCCTAAGATAAGGCTTTATGTTGAAGCTAGAGATCATGTGGAGCTTAAAGAGCTTGCTGAAAGAGGGAGGAGACTTATACTTAAGGCATTGAAGGCCTAA
- a CDS encoding ASCH domain-containing protein — translation MKRLNFSRRYKGKIKKGVKKQTIRLSTNLKEGDEVQIVAGKEVLGIAKIVKVERKMFEELTDEDARKDGFENLNQLMKALKRHYGKLSGKKKVCIISFEVQQNEETS, via the coding sequence TTGAAGAGGCTTAACTTTTCGAGGAGGTACAAGGGGAAGATAAAGAAGGGGGTTAAGAAACAGACGATAAGGCTTAGTACGAACTTGAAGGAAGGAGATGAGGTTCAAATAGTTGCTGGCAAGGAGGTTCTCGGCATAGCTAAGATAGTGAAGGTAGAGAGAAAGATGTTTGAAGAGTTGACTGATGAAGATGCCAGAAAGGATGGTTTTGAAAATCTAAATCAATTGATGAAGGCCCTTAAGAGGCATTATGGTAAGTTGAGTGGTAAGAAGAAAGTATGCATAATAAGTTTTGAAGTACAGCAGAACGAAGAGACGTCTTAA
- a CDS encoding tRNA(Met) cytidine acetyltransferase TmcA: protein MALSGELVDKVIESIADGIRSFQRRMVVICSSEVTKRAMAMAQIIDSYINNINRAPSILYAVDSLDEGTLGVEGLKKFNDSLTNKVEFKVISYLDSETVMGLTYDILILDCIEELRPNDLGRLVETVRGGGFIILLAPSLNSWIDNITRFQKKLVVPPYTPNNLKKLFMRRFINKLREHEGVWLIDLDTGFVNYNKPPEVKAQEVKVEVPSTTLFPEKLYLMSKTNDQVRALMLMEAFAREKKCILVMTANRGRGKSAVLGLGLAGLIHVTRGKFSAVVTAPSFHNVQVLFEFLSKALQRLNLPCEVEEKHGLIRAIYCNRSKVKYEDPWDASSSKARMVVVDEAAGIPVHLLLRIKKNFKKAIFSSTVHGYEGSGRGFNVRFLSALRKEGYTPLLEISLRDPIRYAPNDPIERWLYDSLLLDAEPDKIEDEPRQLIYEKADLEKWFLEHEHELRGFIGIYILAHYRNRPDDVAILGEAPHHFARLLRGVDGSIVTAMHLAREGGLGDEEVEEVSKGYGLSGNVVPSIVVKYYPSFRYFAKYVGWRIVRIAVHPNLLGKGLGSLALQELCDEARCEGMDWIGAGFGATKELLNFWIKNDFVPIHISPTRNPASGEYSVLVVKPLSRGASKLIESISKEFKVRFIESLYDTYFDLEVEVARLLLTSPYGAKDVKLNLTKSQHARLKAYVNGILTYEAANDAIKQLVKAHFALKGDKKVKLDEKDEELLLAKCLQGRGWSDAARAVGLPPSRIKSAVRGVVARLWEGYKVEEA from the coding sequence ATGGCTTTGAGTGGAGAGCTAGTAGATAAGGTAATTGAGAGCATAGCAGATGGAATAAGGAGTTTTCAGAGGAGAATGGTAGTTATATGTAGCTCTGAGGTTACTAAGAGAGCTATGGCGATGGCTCAAATTATTGATTCGTACATTAATAACATCAATAGAGCTCCATCGATACTCTACGCTGTCGACTCTCTAGATGAGGGGACGCTTGGGGTTGAGGGGCTTAAGAAGTTTAATGATTCCCTTACGAACAAGGTCGAGTTTAAGGTGATATCCTATCTAGACAGTGAGACGGTTATGGGGTTGACTTACGATATCCTAATCTTAGATTGCATTGAAGAGTTGAGGCCTAATGACTTAGGGAGGCTTGTAGAGACTGTAAGAGGTGGAGGGTTCATAATTCTGTTAGCCCCTTCGCTCAATTCATGGATTGACAATATTACTAGATTCCAGAAGAAACTCGTGGTACCACCGTATACACCTAATAACCTTAAGAAGTTATTTATGAGGAGGTTCATAAATAAGTTGAGAGAACACGAAGGCGTGTGGCTCATAGATCTAGACACAGGCTTTGTGAACTACAATAAACCTCCTGAGGTTAAAGCACAGGAGGTTAAAGTAGAGGTCCCATCAACAACTCTGTTTCCAGAGAAGCTCTACTTAATGTCCAAGACCAATGACCAGGTCAGAGCCCTTATGTTGATGGAGGCCTTCGCCAGGGAGAAGAAGTGCATCCTTGTCATGACAGCTAATAGGGGTAGAGGGAAGAGCGCAGTTTTAGGTTTAGGATTGGCTGGCTTAATACACGTAACTAGAGGTAAGTTCAGTGCTGTAGTGACCGCGCCATCATTCCACAATGTTCAGGTGCTCTTTGAGTTCTTGAGTAAAGCCCTCCAGAGATTAAACTTACCATGTGAAGTTGAGGAGAAGCATGGATTGATAAGAGCGATATACTGTAATAGAAGTAAGGTTAAGTATGAGGATCCTTGGGACGCGAGCTCTTCAAAAGCGAGAATGGTAGTGGTTGATGAGGCTGCAGGTATACCAGTACACCTACTATTGAGGATAAAGAAGAACTTTAAAAAAGCGATCTTCTCATCAACTGTCCATGGGTACGAGGGTTCAGGGAGAGGGTTTAACGTTAGGTTTCTCTCGGCACTTCGAAAAGAAGGTTACACTCCACTACTTGAGATATCTCTTCGAGATCCTATACGCTATGCACCTAATGATCCGATTGAGAGGTGGCTCTATGACTCCTTATTACTTGACGCTGAACCAGATAAGATAGAGGATGAACCTAGACAGTTGATCTATGAAAAGGCTGATTTAGAGAAGTGGTTTTTGGAGCACGAGCATGAGTTAAGGGGATTTATAGGGATATACATTTTAGCTCATTATAGGAATAGACCCGATGATGTTGCAATACTGGGGGAGGCTCCACACCACTTCGCGAGGTTATTGAGGGGGGTTGACGGATCGATAGTTACAGCTATGCACTTAGCGAGAGAAGGGGGGCTAGGGGATGAAGAGGTGGAAGAGGTGTCGAAGGGTTATGGGCTCTCGGGAAACGTCGTACCATCAATTGTAGTTAAGTATTACCCTTCATTTCGATACTTCGCCAAGTATGTTGGTTGGAGGATAGTGAGGATAGCTGTACACCCTAACCTTCTAGGTAAAGGTTTGGGTAGCCTTGCTCTGCAGGAGTTATGTGATGAAGCTAGATGTGAGGGCATGGATTGGATTGGAGCTGGCTTTGGTGCAACAAAGGAGCTACTTAACTTTTGGATCAAGAACGACTTCGTCCCCATCCACATAAGCCCAACAAGGAACCCTGCATCTGGTGAGTATAGTGTACTTGTTGTCAAACCTCTAAGTAGAGGGGCAAGTAAGCTGATAGAGTCCATAAGTAAGGAGTTTAAAGTGAGGTTCATAGAGAGCCTCTACGATACATACTTCGACTTAGAGGTTGAGGTTGCAAGGCTACTACTTACTTCACCCTACGGGGCAAAGGATGTGAAGCTAAATTTGACTAAAAGCCAGCATGCAAGGCTTAAGGCGTATGTTAATGGGATTTTAACTTATGAGGCGGCTAACGATGCTATAAAGCAGTTAGTTAAAGCTCATTTTGCTCTCAAGGGTGATAAGAAGGTTAAGCTCGATGAAAAAGATGAAGAGCTGTTACTAGCTAAGTGTCTTCAAGGTAGGGGTTGGAGTGATGCAGCTAGGGCTGTTGGACTTCCTCCATCAAGAATTAAAAGTGCAGTTCGTGGAGTTGTAGCAAGGCTCTGGGAGGGTTACAAAGTTGAAGAGGCTTAA
- a CDS encoding amino acid-binding protein, with product MWRSIAKKFEEAPAKLRVAKLLVEYGFRIGDNGKVYCGDVEVPDTKIARVLDVDRRVVRETVKYIMNDDVLKKIFTRLKPAGALLRDVATLFNYGVLEIRAEPSAVGIIAGVAGALAKAGISIRQIHAEDPDLNPDPKLIVITERPVPGEVIPDILKVPNVKSVTIIQS from the coding sequence ATGTGGAGGAGTATAGCCAAGAAGTTTGAGGAAGCTCCTGCAAAGCTAAGGGTTGCTAAGTTGCTAGTTGAGTATGGGTTCAGAATAGGGGATAATGGTAAAGTATATTGTGGGGATGTGGAGGTTCCTGATACTAAGATAGCTAGAGTTTTAGACGTAGATAGACGCGTTGTAAGAGAGACAGTGAAGTACATTATGAATGATGATGTGCTAAAGAAGATATTTACTCGCTTAAAACCTGCAGGAGCTCTTCTCAGGGATGTTGCTACGCTATTCAATTACGGAGTGTTAGAGATTAGAGCTGAGCCTAGTGCTGTGGGGATAATAGCTGGCGTAGCAGGAGCTTTAGCTAAAGCTGGTATAAGTATAAGACAGATACACGCAGAAGACCCTGATTTAAACCCCGATCCTAAATTGATTGTTATAACCGAGAGGCCTGTACCTGGAGAGGTTATACCTGATATATTGAAGGTGCCTAATGTTAAGAGCGTTACGATAATTCAAAGTTGA
- a CDS encoding peptidylprolyl isomerase — MPLQKGDFVLIDYVMRVKDTNEVVDLTIEEVAKKEKVYREDGIYEPILVILGEGWILKGVEEELYKMEVGESRVIEIPSDKAFGIRDPSKVKIVNARDLTKRGITPRVGSRVEINGSVATIRRAEGGRVILDFNHPLAGRTIVCEVKVVKKVEDINEKIRELIHRRMKRIDKEKFKISLSSDGVLTVELPPEAFTYEGLQYAKRGIAFDVARYIPGISIVKFVEAYAVGRAETKEGAEERS; from the coding sequence ATGCCCTTGCAGAAAGGAGACTTTGTGTTAATAGATTATGTGATGAGGGTTAAGGATACAAATGAGGTGGTTGATTTAACCATTGAGGAGGTGGCCAAGAAGGAGAAGGTTTACAGGGAAGATGGCATATACGAGCCAATACTCGTAATTTTGGGGGAGGGATGGATCCTTAAGGGTGTAGAGGAAGAACTTTATAAGATGGAAGTTGGAGAGAGCCGGGTCATCGAGATACCGTCAGACAAAGCTTTTGGCATTAGAGATCCTAGTAAGGTTAAGATAGTCAATGCTAGAGATTTAACGAAGAGGGGGATTACACCGCGTGTTGGTTCGAGAGTTGAGATTAATGGCAGTGTTGCAACAATAAGGAGGGCGGAGGGCGGGAGGGTAATATTGGATTTCAACCACCCTTTAGCTGGTAGAACCATAGTGTGTGAGGTCAAGGTGGTAAAGAAGGTTGAGGACATAAACGAGAAAATAAGAGAGCTCATCCACAGGAGGATGAAGAGGATAGATAAGGAGAAGTTTAAGATAAGTCTTTCTAGCGATGGAGTATTGACAGTAGAGCTGCCACCGGAGGCCTTCACGTATGAAGGCCTTCAATACGCTAAGCGAGGAATAGCCTTCGACGTTGCACGATACATACCAGGGATAAGCATCGTTAAGTTCGTAGAAGCCTACGCTGTAGGGAGGGCTGAGACGAAGGAGGGGGCTGAAGAACGAAGTTAA
- a CDS encoding HypC/HybG/HupF family hydrogenase formation chaperone, with translation MCLAVPAKVLEVKGDKAIVDFGGVKREVILSLLSDAVQPGMYVLVHTGYAIQVLDEEEAQETLKLWREIAKSMNIEL, from the coding sequence ATGTGTTTAGCAGTACCAGCTAAGGTTTTAGAGGTTAAAGGGGACAAGGCAATAGTTGACTTTGGAGGAGTGAAGAGGGAGGTCATACTGAGCTTACTGAGTGACGCGGTACAACCAGGGATGTACGTCCTAGTTCACACAGGCTATGCAATTCAAGTACTAGATGAAGAGGAGGCTCAGGAAACTTTAAAATTATGGAGAGAAATCGCGAAATCCATGAACATCGAACTTTAA
- a CDS encoding YfcE family phosphodiesterase, with protein MATRILILGDFHIPSRAYWIPEALELEVKKDRYDVILCTGDLTSEDVIAWLEGLGGKVYVVRGNMDYIKLPPYAIVEVERLKIGVYHGAGIHPRGDVSKLALKAKQLGVDILATGHTHYPEAVIIKEQKVVIVNPGSATGAWGGDERATLIPSFVVMNVDGRRIEIQIKEVEDSSVRVIKHEFEL; from the coding sequence ATGGCTACGAGGATACTGATTTTAGGTGACTTCCACATACCATCAAGGGCTTACTGGATACCTGAGGCTCTAGAACTTGAAGTTAAGAAGGACAGGTATGACGTTATTCTCTGTACTGGTGATTTAACGAGCGAAGATGTTATAGCTTGGCTAGAAGGACTTGGGGGGAAGGTTTATGTTGTTAGAGGAAACATGGATTATATTAAACTTCCACCCTACGCAATTGTTGAAGTAGAGCGGCTGAAAATTGGCGTGTACCATGGTGCCGGAATTCACCCTCGAGGTGATGTTTCCAAACTTGCATTGAAAGCTAAGCAGTTGGGGGTTGACATCCTAGCTACAGGGCACACTCACTATCCTGAGGCTGTTATCATTAAGGAGCAGAAGGTAGTGATAGTAAACCCAGGCTCTGCGACTGGTGCCTGGGGTGGTGATGAGAGGGCAACTCTAATACCAAGCTTTGTAGTCATGAACGTTGATGGAAGGAGAATTGAGATTCAGATAAAAGAAGTTGAAGATTCAAGTGTTAGGGTTATAAAACACGAATTTGAACTTTAA